The following are encoded together in the Bubalus bubalis isolate 160015118507 breed Murrah chromosome 14, NDDB_SH_1, whole genome shotgun sequence genome:
- the LOC102397569 gene encoding phytanoyl-CoA dioxygenase, peroxisomal-like isoform X3: MAMRTMLINKPPDSGKKTSRPPLHQDLHYFPFRPSNSIVCAWTAMEHIDRNNGCLAVLPGTHKGPLQPHDYPQWERGISIMFHGIQDYDKNNARVHLVMEKGDTVFFHPLLIHGSGWNKSQGFRKTISCHFADANCHYIDLKGTNQENVGKEMEEVFCKIYGLKNAS, from the exons GCAAGAAGACATCCCGTCCTCCTTTGCACCAGGATCTGCACTATTTCCCCTTCAGGCCCAGCAATAGCATCGTTTGTGCCTGGACAGCCATGGAGCACATTGACCGGAACAATGGCTGTCTGGCTGTGCTGCCAGGGACACACAAAGgccccttgcaaccccatgattatCCCCAGTGGGAG AGAGGAATCAGCATCATGTTTCATGGGATCCAGGACTATGACAAAAACAACGCCCGGGTGCACTTGGTGATGGAGAAGGGAGACACCGTCTTCTTTCACCCTTTGCTCATCCATGGATCTGGTTGGAACAAAAGTCAAGGATTCCGGAAG ACAATTTCATGCCATTTTGCTGATGCCAACTGTCACTACATTGATCTGAAGGGCACCAATCAGGAAAATGttggaaaggaaatggaagagGTATTCTGTAAAATCTATGGACTGAAAAATGCCAGCTGA